The following are encoded together in the Tripterygium wilfordii isolate XIE 37 chromosome 3, ASM1340144v1, whole genome shotgun sequence genome:
- the LOC119985538 gene encoding translation initiation factor eIF-2B subunit delta-like isoform X1: MNDSLVRTHSHPIAPPEMDQRRAPRSVIDPKVRQVGFFFTGTDQMLSSSAPVADLSSSPLPGNSLSPVMIPPPRHPSDTLSSSPVQRSSMAAAAVESLIVGSYNASELFPATSPSSTGPNPELSDDLGVSPGRSKRAPAFAPSSVPASGLTTVSVVNLQPDMVAEKAVSASVEVQHDRTTTSKPLKERTSKAERRALQEAQRAAKAEGSKAHTAASGVVNSANIKPAKPSKTLYQKNDCGPGATPEKKGVDRPSEKDRKKDVPHPRMQYDDTSRVEKAKKRAVVKQTEARNIVESFRHLPQYEHGTQLSDLEAKFFQLEPMHSAVYKVGLQYLSGDICGGNARCVSMLQALQEVIKDYSTPPEKTLSRDLTAKVSCYVSFFIQCRPLSISMGNAIRFLKNRIAKLPLTLSESEAKASLQLDIERFINEKIILADKVIVKHAVTKINDGDVLLTYGLSSAVEMLLLHAHELGKQFRVVVVDSRPKLEGKLLLRRLVGRGLSCTYTHINAVSYIMHEVTRVFLGAASVLTNGTVFSRVGTASIAMVAHAFRVPVLVCCEAYKFHERVQLDSICSNELGDPDAISKVYGRQDINVLDHWANSENLQLLNLMYDAMPSDYVSMIITDYGMVPPTSVPVIVREYRGEHLWM; the protein is encoded by the exons ATGAATGACTCACTAGTCAGAACTCACTCCCATCCCATTGCCCCCCCCGAAATGGACCAACGACGAGCCCCGCGCTCCGTCATTGACCCGAAGGTCCGGCAAGTCGGGTTCTTTTTTACGGGCACCGACCAGATGCTCTCCTCCTCCGCTCCCGTCGCCGATCTCTCCTCATCCCCTTTGCCCGGAAACTCCCTTTCTCCTGTCATGATTCCGCCGCCCCGCCACCCCTCCGACACACTTTCATCATCCCCTGTCCAGCGATCTTCCATGGCCGCCGCCGCCGTGGAGTCCTTGATTGTGGGAAGCTACAATGCTTCTGAATTATTCCCTGCCACCTCCCCCTCTAGCACAGGCCCAAACCCGGAGCTTTCGGATGACCTTGGGGTGTCACCTGGCCGGTCCAAGAGAGCCCCAGCTTTTGCGCCGAGTAGTGTTCCAGCGAGTGGATTGACTACCGTTTCAGTGGTCAACTTGCAGCCTG ATATGGTTGCAGAAAAGGCTGTCAGTGCATCAGTTGAAGTGCAGCATGACCGAACCACAACTTCGAAGCCCTTGAAAGAGAGGACCTCTAAAGCTGAGAGGCGGGCACTTCAGGAGGCTCAACGAGCTGCAAAAG CTGAAGGGAGCAAGGCACACACTGCTGCGTCCGGGGTGGTGAATTCAGCTAATATAAAGCCAGCTAAACCCTCAAAGACCCTTTACCAGAAGAATGACTGTGGCCCAGGTGCTACTCCTGAGAAGAAGGGAGTAGATCGCCCATCTGAAAAGGATAGAAAGAAAGATGTACCTCATCCACGCATGCAATATGATGATACAAGTCGGGTAGAAAAGGCAAAAAAGCGGGCTGTGGTTAAACAAACTGAAGCTAGGAACATAGTAGAATCGTTTAGACATTTGCCTCAGTATGAACATGGAACGCAGCTTAGTGATCTCGAAGCAAAGTTTTTCCAGCTTGAACCCATGCATTCAGCTGTGTACAAG GTTGGACTACAATATCTGTCAGGAGATATATGTGGTGGCAATGCTCGTTGTGTTTCAATGCTGCAAGCATTACAAGAGGTTATTAAAGACTACTCCACGCCTCCAGAAAAGACTCTTTCCAGAGACTTAACTGCTAAAGTTAGTTGTTATGTTTCGTTCTTTATTCAGTGTCGGCCACTTTCAATCAGCATGGGGAATGCAATTAGGTTTTTGAAGAATCGCATTGCGAAGTTACCCTTGACTCTATCTGAATCAGAAGCAAAAGCTTCTCTTCAGTTGGATATTGAACGTTTTATAAATGAGAAGATCATACTAGCAGATAAGGTGATAGTCAAACATGCTGTCACAAAGATCAATGATGGTGATGTTCTGCTTACATATGGGTTATCCTCAGCAGTTGAAATGCTACTATTGCACGCCCATGAGCTAGGCAAACAGTTTCGTGTTGTGGTGGTGGACTCTCGTCCAAAGCTTGAAGGGAAACTATTACTTCGTAGGTTGGTTGGAAGAGGTCTTAGTTGTACTTATACTCATATAAATGCTGTTTCTTACATCATGCACGAGGTTACCCGTGTTTTTCTTGGTGCTGCATCTGTATTGACTAATGGGACAGTCTTCTCAAGAGTTGGAACCGCAAGCATTGCTATGGTTGCTCATGCATTCCGTGTCCCAGTCTTAGTCTGTTGTGAAGCGTATAAGTTTCATGAAAGGGTGCAGCTTGATTCAATATGCTCCAATGAGCTCG GTGATCCAGATGCCATTTCAAAGGTTTATGGTAGGCAGGATATCAATGTCTTGGATCATTGGGCCAACAGTGAAAATCTGCAGCTTCTGAATCTGAT GTATGACGCAATGCCTTCGGATTATGTTTCAATGATTATTACAGATTACGGCATG GTTCCGCCTACAAGTGTACCAGTAATTGTGCGAGAATATAGGGGAGAACACTTATGGATGTAG
- the LOC119985538 gene encoding translation initiation factor eIF-2B subunit delta-like isoform X2, translating into MNDSLVRTHSHPIAPPEMDQRRAPRSVIDPKVRQVGFFFTGTDQMLSSSAPVADLSSSPLPGNSLSPVMIPPPRHPSDTLSSSPVQRSSMAAAAVESLIVGSYNASELFPATSPSSTGPNPELSDDLGVSPGRSKRAPAFAPSSVPASGLTTVSVVNLQPEKAVSASVEVQHDRTTTSKPLKERTSKAERRALQEAQRAAKAEGSKAHTAASGVVNSANIKPAKPSKTLYQKNDCGPGATPEKKGVDRPSEKDRKKDVPHPRMQYDDTSRVEKAKKRAVVKQTEARNIVESFRHLPQYEHGTQLSDLEAKFFQLEPMHSAVYKVGLQYLSGDICGGNARCVSMLQALQEVIKDYSTPPEKTLSRDLTAKVSCYVSFFIQCRPLSISMGNAIRFLKNRIAKLPLTLSESEAKASLQLDIERFINEKIILADKVIVKHAVTKINDGDVLLTYGLSSAVEMLLLHAHELGKQFRVVVVDSRPKLEGKLLLRRLVGRGLSCTYTHINAVSYIMHEVTRVFLGAASVLTNGTVFSRVGTASIAMVAHAFRVPVLVCCEAYKFHERVQLDSICSNELGDPDAISKVYGRQDINVLDHWANSENLQLLNLMYDAMPSDYVSMIITDYGMVPPTSVPVIVREYRGEHLWM; encoded by the exons ATGAATGACTCACTAGTCAGAACTCACTCCCATCCCATTGCCCCCCCCGAAATGGACCAACGACGAGCCCCGCGCTCCGTCATTGACCCGAAGGTCCGGCAAGTCGGGTTCTTTTTTACGGGCACCGACCAGATGCTCTCCTCCTCCGCTCCCGTCGCCGATCTCTCCTCATCCCCTTTGCCCGGAAACTCCCTTTCTCCTGTCATGATTCCGCCGCCCCGCCACCCCTCCGACACACTTTCATCATCCCCTGTCCAGCGATCTTCCATGGCCGCCGCCGCCGTGGAGTCCTTGATTGTGGGAAGCTACAATGCTTCTGAATTATTCCCTGCCACCTCCCCCTCTAGCACAGGCCCAAACCCGGAGCTTTCGGATGACCTTGGGGTGTCACCTGGCCGGTCCAAGAGAGCCCCAGCTTTTGCGCCGAGTAGTGTTCCAGCGAGTGGATTGACTACCGTTTCAGTGGTCAACTTGCAGCCTG AAAAGGCTGTCAGTGCATCAGTTGAAGTGCAGCATGACCGAACCACAACTTCGAAGCCCTTGAAAGAGAGGACCTCTAAAGCTGAGAGGCGGGCACTTCAGGAGGCTCAACGAGCTGCAAAAG CTGAAGGGAGCAAGGCACACACTGCTGCGTCCGGGGTGGTGAATTCAGCTAATATAAAGCCAGCTAAACCCTCAAAGACCCTTTACCAGAAGAATGACTGTGGCCCAGGTGCTACTCCTGAGAAGAAGGGAGTAGATCGCCCATCTGAAAAGGATAGAAAGAAAGATGTACCTCATCCACGCATGCAATATGATGATACAAGTCGGGTAGAAAAGGCAAAAAAGCGGGCTGTGGTTAAACAAACTGAAGCTAGGAACATAGTAGAATCGTTTAGACATTTGCCTCAGTATGAACATGGAACGCAGCTTAGTGATCTCGAAGCAAAGTTTTTCCAGCTTGAACCCATGCATTCAGCTGTGTACAAG GTTGGACTACAATATCTGTCAGGAGATATATGTGGTGGCAATGCTCGTTGTGTTTCAATGCTGCAAGCATTACAAGAGGTTATTAAAGACTACTCCACGCCTCCAGAAAAGACTCTTTCCAGAGACTTAACTGCTAAAGTTAGTTGTTATGTTTCGTTCTTTATTCAGTGTCGGCCACTTTCAATCAGCATGGGGAATGCAATTAGGTTTTTGAAGAATCGCATTGCGAAGTTACCCTTGACTCTATCTGAATCAGAAGCAAAAGCTTCTCTTCAGTTGGATATTGAACGTTTTATAAATGAGAAGATCATACTAGCAGATAAGGTGATAGTCAAACATGCTGTCACAAAGATCAATGATGGTGATGTTCTGCTTACATATGGGTTATCCTCAGCAGTTGAAATGCTACTATTGCACGCCCATGAGCTAGGCAAACAGTTTCGTGTTGTGGTGGTGGACTCTCGTCCAAAGCTTGAAGGGAAACTATTACTTCGTAGGTTGGTTGGAAGAGGTCTTAGTTGTACTTATACTCATATAAATGCTGTTTCTTACATCATGCACGAGGTTACCCGTGTTTTTCTTGGTGCTGCATCTGTATTGACTAATGGGACAGTCTTCTCAAGAGTTGGAACCGCAAGCATTGCTATGGTTGCTCATGCATTCCGTGTCCCAGTCTTAGTCTGTTGTGAAGCGTATAAGTTTCATGAAAGGGTGCAGCTTGATTCAATATGCTCCAATGAGCTCG GTGATCCAGATGCCATTTCAAAGGTTTATGGTAGGCAGGATATCAATGTCTTGGATCATTGGGCCAACAGTGAAAATCTGCAGCTTCTGAATCTGAT GTATGACGCAATGCCTTCGGATTATGTTTCAATGATTATTACAGATTACGGCATG GTTCCGCCTACAAGTGTACCAGTAATTGTGCGAGAATATAGGGGAGAACACTTATGGATGTAG